A single Triticum dicoccoides isolate Atlit2015 ecotype Zavitan chromosome 2A, WEW_v2.0, whole genome shotgun sequence DNA region contains:
- the LOC119357983 gene encoding uncharacterized protein LOC119357983 — MASPLSEIPEDVLHLIIDGLVSSTDRRGLVSTAWSGLRRLLHFSDGFEAARRARHSASADRARFRAVCRSWHLAMSRHVPAPRQIPWIVMSARIFLTPSDAAGTSPARIPSLPRNARCVASADSWLLLDRTDVRKKTHSYFLHDPFTNTTVPLPELDAVIGHASELFGVHKLRMRTTPYDIIVVMTNNWNYPIILIRPGKGVWLPKPQSAPFIYIVDTAFLGDKLYGITHAEDLVSFGIDIDNKGVPTITTIERLIRHPPENYWFNVWSDDNGNFDSANNDTGNIDEVANNEEQSKEDTIEQRRKKTGDDMILEGVTPWWDDEDEVRDHWYLVESCGKLLMVIRQVRVPPYNISFTLKVDVYEADACKGAHCWVPIVGGLGSQTLFISRFFCKSISTCDEADQDAIHFIDTGKKYNMKSQTMSKTWRDIEYFDSMWIFSPELVV; from the coding sequence ATGGCGTCGCCGTTGTCTGAGATTCCCGAGGACGTGCTACACCTCATCATCGACGGCCTCGTTTCCTCCACTGATCGGCGTGGCCTCGTCTCCACGGCGTGGTCTGGACTACGCCGGCTCCTCCACTTCTCCGATGGCTTCGAGGCGGCGCGCCGTGCCCGACACTCGGCCTCTGCTGATCGCGCTCGCTTCCGCGCCGTGTGTCGTTCGTGGCACTTGGCTATGAGTCGGCACGTTCCGGCTCCAAGGCAGATCCCCTGGATTGTCATGTCCGCGCGCATCTTCCTCACACCTTCGGACGCCGCCGGCACCTCGCCCGCGCGCATCCCCTCCTTGCCCAGGAACGCGAGATGCGTGGCCTCGGCTGATAGTTGGCTCCTCCTCGATCGCACGGATGTCAGGAAGAAGACGCATAGCTACTTCTTGCATGATCCCTTCACCAACACGACTGTGCCGCTCCCAGAGCTTGACGCTGTGATCGGCCATGCTTCTGAGCTTTTCGGGGTCCACAAACTGCGTATGCGGACGACCCCTTACGACATCATAGTCGTCATGACCAATAATTGGAATTATCCTATCATCTTGATCCGGCCAGGGAAAGGTGTGTGGTTGCCTAAGCCACAAAGTGCTCCCTTCATCTACATCGTCGACACTGCATTTCTTGGAGACAAGCTATATGGAATCACTCACGCCGAGGATCTTGTCTCTTTTGGTATAGATATCGACAACAAAGGCGTACCCACCATCACAACTATCGAGCGCCTCATCAGGCACCCACCGGAAAATTATTGGTTCAACGTGTGGAGCGATGATAATGGAAATTTTGACTCCGCGAACAATGATACGGGAAATATAGATGAGGTCGCCAATAATGAGGAACAGAGCAAAGAGGACACCATAGAGCAACGCCGGAAGAAAACCGGCGATGACATGATTCTTGAAGGCGTTACTCCTTGGTGGGATGATGAGGATGAAGTTAGGGACCACTGGTACTTAGTCGAGTCATGTGGAAAACTATTAATGGTGATACGACAAGTTCGAGTGCCTCCCTATAATATCAGCTTCACTCTCAAGGTAGATGTTTATGAGGCGGATGCCTGCAAAGGTGCCCACTGCTGGGTGCCGATTGTTGGTGGGCTAGGCAGCCAAACGCTTTTCATCAGCAGATTTTTCTGCAAGTCTATTTCAACTTGTGATGAGGCGGACCAAGATGCTATTCATTTTATCGACACGGGGAAGAAATACAACATGAAGTCACAAACTATGAGCAAGACATGGAGGGACATTGAATACTTTGATTCCATGTGGATCTTTTCTCCCGAGCTAGTGGTTTAA